The Atribacterota bacterium genome segment TATATCTGCAACTCCGCATTCTACATATGTAGGATTATCCTTAGGTTTGGTGATAATAAACCGAAAAGTCTCATCCTGATTATAAAAAACCAGTCTTCTATCTGTCTTTTCATCATAATCAATTACCCCAAAATAACCTGATTCTTTTAACATACCAATGATGGGTGAAAATAATCTGCCACTGGGTAAGGCAATTGTCATAATAAGATTTTTATTGGTCTTTTCCATAGTATACCTTTTCTTCCTGTTTTGTCTCTAAATCATATTTTATAATCTTCTCAAGGTCTTCTGACTGAATATCAATCAAATAACGAATTTTCTTTGTCAGGGCATAATTAATATTCTGTTCTCGGGAATTTTCAAAATCTAATTCCATTTCAACTATATTGCCCTGTTTTCTTAATTTTTCCGCCACCTGAAATGCTGATTGAATAAAATCTTTTTGATATCTTATAAAATATTTACGGCTATTTAAACTCTCCTTGCTTTTGCTGTTCTGTCTTCCTAATGCCCTTTCCAGTTTTTCTATACCAATTGCTGCTCCGGTTGAAGGGATATCTCTACCAAACTTTCGGCACAGGCTGTCATATCGGCCACCACCACATATCGGGGAACCCATATACCCTGTATAACCTTCAAAAACAATGCCGGTATAATAATCAAAATTTCTTATTATGCCCAGATCAATTATGATATATCTTTCAAAACCATATATCTTCAAATGCTGATAGACTTCCCTGACATCCTGTAAAGCTAATGCTGCTGTATGGTTGTCTCCTTTGATTACCTCTTCTACCTCCCCAAGAACTTCTTCGCCTCCCCTCCAATGGGGTAAATGCTGAATAATCTCTTTGTCACGATTGGACATGTCATAAAGCAACATTAATTTTTCCAGCAAAACAAAGTCTTTATTCATTATAGTTTTGCGTAATTCCTTTTTATGCTCTGATACTAATGGTAACTTATCCATAATTGAATTAAAAAAACGTGCACTTCCAATATCAATATAGAAATTTTTTAATCCTGCATTAATTAGAGCTTGAATAGTTGCTGCAATAACTTCGGCATCAGCCAGGCGATTATTCAAACCTAACAACTCTATTCCTGCCTGATGAAATTCCTGCTGATCATCCGTATTTCCATTTAACTTTCTAAAAACACTATTTAAATAATAATATTTATGTATATTTTTATCTTTCAGCTCAAGCTTGGTGGCCGCAATACGCGCAATAGGGGTAGTCATGTCTGGACGCAAAACAATTACTTCACCATCAGGATTTAGCAGTTTAAACATTCTTTCTTTTAATTCAGGTCCAACACCTTTCACCAGGAAATCATAATATTCCAATGTAGGCGTGTCTATTTCCTGGTAACCCCACTTTTCAAAAATTTCTTTTAATCTGTTCTCACAAATTCTTCGTTTCTCTGTATCAACCGGTAAAATATCTTGAAAACCTTTAATAACATTCATAATTTATACCAATTTTTTATTCTTTCTTATATTTGTTAAAAAGTAAATAGTATTTTTGTTGTTTAAATCTTTACCAAATTAAATTGTTAATAATCAAATAAACGAAAGTATAACATCTTTTATTACAAAGGTCAATAATAAAATAAAATTTTTTAAATATTAGCATAAATGGATTTGGGGAATCAGCATTATTATGCCGTTTATACTTTTATTACTGTAATGATTTTTATTTGTCCAGCTTATTCCGCGATTAATTTTTTTTGTTAAATATTTTACGAAAATGAAAACCGGTAATAGAATAGGTAATGGCTGCCGGGAACAACCTGGGGCGATGGAACAATGTCCAGAAAAATACTTTCCAGTAATATATCCTCCCTCTCTCTATAATACCCAAATACCAGATAGATTTTAAAAAGGCTACCAGATAAATCCAGCGAAAACGATTTGTCTTTGATTTAAAATGTTCAATATTGAGTGTTTTAAGGAGAGATAAAACTCGGTTATAATAATATCGTGGTGAATAGATGGTCTTCAATATAGTCTGATAACCTTTCAACAATTCATCATATTTCATTTTTGGGATAAAGTTAATGGAAAAATCAGTATTACTCCCACTTGGATATTTTAGGAAACGATTCTCCTTAACAAGACGATGATACAATTTTGTTCCTATTGGGGCATTTAACAAGCCCACCATAGCAGTAACTATACCGCTATTCTGAATAAAATTAATCATTTTTTCAAAAATATCCGGAGGATCGTGGTCAAACCCTACAATAAATCCACCTGTAACCTGCATGCCATATTCCTGTACTTTATGGATAGATTGAATCAGGTCCCGGTTTCTGTTTTGATTTTTATGGCATTCTTCAAGACTTTCTTCATGTGGTGTTTCAATACCAATAAATACAGAGTCAAAACCAGCTTCTGCCATCATTCTCATTATTTTATTTTCTTCTGCAATATTAATTGAAGCCTGGGTACCAAAGGAAAAACAGCTATTTTTTTCTTTATTCCATTTAATCATTGCTGGCAGAATTTTCTCTCTCAATTTTCTCTTATTGGCAATGAAATTATCATCTACAATAAACACTCCTTCCCTCCATCCCAATTGATACAGTTTATCCAGCTCTTTTAATAATTGTTCTTGTGATTTAGTTCTGATCTTATGGCCAAAAAGCAGAGTTACGTCACAAAAATCACAGTTAAAAGGACAACCTCGGGAATATTGAAGACACAATGAATTGTACTTGTGTAAATTATCAATTAACTCCCAGGCAGGAACTGGTGAATTTAACATATCCGCTTTTTTATCACTGGCATAAATCCTTTTCATGCTCCCGTTTTGCAGGTCATTCAGAAATTTGGGGAGAGTAACTTCTGCTTCATTTAAAACCAGATAATCTACATCTTTAAAATCTTGACTGGAAGCTGTAAAAAGAGGACCACCGGCAACAACAGAGGCACCTAACTCTTTACAGCGGTTGATAAGCTCTCTGGCTGATTTTCTCTGAATAGACATGGCTCCTATAAACACATAATCTGCCCATTTTATATCCTGATCTTGAAGCATATCACCAGCGGAAAGGTCTACTAATTTCTTTTCCCAATCTACCGGAAGTAAAGCAGCTACCGTCAGCAACCCCAGGGGTGGCAAACTTGCTTTTTTGGAAATAAACTTTAAAGCATAATTGTAACTCCAAAATGTTTCTGGATAAGTAGGATATACCATTAATATTTTCATATAGAAACATCCTCCTTTTTATTGATTGATAGGATGTTTAACAGGTTTGATATTCAGGGGTGGATTTTTTGGATTTTAATAAATTTTATTTTACAACATTATAACACTTTTTTATTTTTTCATCATTATACCGGCAGCAAAACGGCCAGTATGTCCTTTATCTTTTCTGCTTGAAAAAAAAGTATCTGAATTACAACAAGTGCAACTCCCGGCTATCTCAATATTTTCTTCCGGGATTTGACAATTTAACAGCTGTCTTTTGTTTGCTTCCCATAGATTGAAATATCCTTTTCCATCTTCGCTTATATTTTGAATCAAATATTCTACATTTTGAAAAGACTTCTTTGCTCTTTTGATAACCTCCGGACCAACCTGGTAACAGCAGGGACCAATTGACGGTCCGATAGCACACATAATATCCTGTGAACTGCTGCCAAAATAAGATCTCATGAGGTTAACTGTCTTTTGAGTAATTAAGTCGACAGTGCCTTTCCATCCGGCATGGACCAACCCAATAATCTTTTTTTTGTTATCATACAGAAATACAGGCACACAATCCGCTACAAAAATTAAAAGACAAATATCTGCATATTGTGTAATCATGGCGTCATTGTCTTTTATGGCTGTAGAAATATCAATTGAGCCACTGCTTTTTTTACTTTTATCTATTATTGCTACATGGTTTCCGTGTACCTGATTGGAAATAGTAAAATTGCTTATTGGTATGTCAAGGTAATTTGCCAGCTCAAGCCTGTTTTTTAATACATTATTCTCATCATCACCTACATGAAATGCCAGGTTTAAAGAATGGAATGGCGGTTGACTGCATCCCCCATGCCTGCTGGTGACAAAATGAAGCAAGTTATTTTGTTTTGATAAACCTCCAAATGTAAAAAGAGGCAAACTTTTTTCGGTATTTTTTTTAAAATAGATATTTAATTTAAAATTGTCAGTTGATTCATCCATATTTTTCTGCAAAAAAGGTATTTTTCTTTCTTAGATTTTATTTTTTTCTTTACCGTTCAGCCTGACATATTCTGTTAGCCAATTATGAATAGGTGAAAAATCTTTAAAGATTTTAAAAACAAATTTTAAAAGATTCCTGTTGTATAACTCCGGAGGAATTGGAATTTTTGTGCTCACAAGAAGTGAATTAAAACGGAGCAAATCTTTTCTACTGTCTTTAATTTTATATCCTTCCGGAACTTTCTTATAATATTCCTTGCTTACTTGATAATCAGGATTTTCTTTAATCTTTTCTATAATTGATAATAATTCTTCACCACTTTCAGGATTTGCTACTGCTGTACGATAACTAGTGATTATCTTTCTGGAAAATGTTTTTATACCCGCTGAAAGATAAAGTTCATCCGGACTCAATTCAAAATAATACCCAGGTGATACTTTTGCTTTTCGTACTCCATGCCAGAACCATATACCCAAATAAGCCCTATAGGGTTCTTCTTCACTTGCATATCTGGTATCCCGGTAAATTCGGCTTATAGAGCGATTCACTTTTGGATCAGCATTGATTCCGGGAGAAATTTTTTGGAGCATTTCCCCCATCTCAACAACAAAATCACCAGCCGGTTTTAATACCTTCCTGTTGTAATCCTTTTTACGAGCTAAAAACCATTCCCGGTTATTATTTTCCTTTAAATTTTTTAAAAAGAAAACAGCTTCCGCCGAAAATCCCTCAAATTTACTTTCTTTAGATGCCATCTCAACCCCCTGTTAAATTAATTGTGTATTTAAGATATATTATGGGAATTCTTTTCGATTTTTTTTATTTCCTTTATTAATAATCCTGCAAGAATGTTATGATTTTCTTCATCCAGGTGCACCCCGTCTATTGGACTTACCTTCACATTTGAGGAAATATCTAAAAAATGACAATGATTAACTATGGCAATTTTTTTATATTCTGAAATTAATCTTTTTGACTTTTTGCTGGCGTTCTGAAATGGGGAATCGGGTAAAACATTCTCTGAAATATGTGGATTAGATATAAGTAAAACCTCTGGTGCCATCCCTTTGGAGCCAAATTGAACATTTTTAATTAACCGAATCATTTTTTCCATATTCACAGCAATATCATGAACTGAACTCTTATAGTAATCCTTCAAATCATTGGTGCCTAAAAATAGAATAACTATATCCAAAGGACTATGTGTTTCCAGGCATGGAACTAAATAAATAATTCCATTTCTACCGGGGCGATTTGGGTCTTCTGAGGCTATCGTTCTCCCATTTAATCCTTCTTCGATAATCTGATATTCTTTTCCTAATTCAAGAGCCATAATTCCTGTCCAGCGTTCATCAGAATCATATCGTTTACCTAACCCGGGAATATATCCCCAGGTATTTGAATTTCCAAAACATAATATTCTTTTAAGCATTAGAACCAGAATATCCTTTTAACCCTAAATCATCAGCAATTTCCTGCATGCCTTTGATAGTATCATCGATTAATTCTGAGAGCTCTACTCCAAGCATTTCTGCCCCTTTTTGGATTATTTCCCTGTTCACACCAGCAGCGAAGCGTTTATCTTTCCATTTCTTTTTTACTGATTTTACCTTTACGTCCATTACACTTTTAGAAGGTCTTACCAGCGCCGTAGTTACAACTAAACCTGTCAATTCATCAATAGCATATAGTGTCTTCTCTAATAATGTTTCCGGTTTTACATCAGAACAAATTCCCCATCCGTGGCTTTCAACAGCGCGAATATAGTCAGCCGGCCAATTATTTTGTTCTAATATCTCACGACTTTTTGAGCAATGCTGCTCGGGATATCGTTCATAGTCCAAATCATGAACCAGACCAATAATACCCCATTTGTCCTCATCTTCATTCTTTTTTTTTGCCATATAACGCATTACGCCTTCTACGGCTAAAGCATGTTTGATAAGGCTATCTTCCTGATTATACTCTTTTAACAATTTTAACGCGTCTTCTCTGGTAGGATTATAAGTTTCTTTTTCCATAAATTCCTCCAAGTTTAAATAGTCTACTTTATCATTGCTATTCATTATAACACTAGAGAGTTAGAATTAAAAGCTACAATAATATTTGCTAATTTTAATCATCTTTCAGACTCCGAAAATCTCTGCCTCATACCGAATCTTTCTAATCTCACTTCTCAGGAAAAACCAGGTGATTACTGCAGAAAGGATATCTGCTATCGGATAAGATAACCATATACCCATTAAACCAAGCTGTGTAAACCGTGGTAAGGCAATAATCAAAGGTATAAATAGTAATACGCGGCGCAGCAAGGAAAAAACTATAGCCGGTGCTGCCTTGCCTAAAGCCTGAAACAGGGTAGCACCGGTCATTTGTATACTTAAAATCGGGATACTGAACAATAAAAGC includes the following:
- a CDS encoding HD domain-containing protein yields the protein MEKETYNPTREDALKLLKEYNQEDSLIKHALAVEGVMRYMAKKKNEDEDKWGIIGLVHDLDYERYPEQHCSKSREILEQNNWPADYIRAVESHGWGICSDVKPETLLEKTLYAIDELTGLVVTTALVRPSKSVMDVKVKSVKKKWKDKRFAAGVNREIIQKGAEMLGVELSELIDDTIKGMQEIADDLGLKGYSGSNA
- a CDS encoding SGNH/GDSL hydrolase family protein — protein: MLKRILCFGNSNTWGYIPGLGKRYDSDERWTGIMALELGKEYQIIEEGLNGRTIASEDPNRPGRNGIIYLVPCLETHSPLDIVILFLGTNDLKDYYKSSVHDIAVNMEKMIRLIKNVQFGSKGMAPEVLLISNPHISENVLPDSPFQNASKKSKRLISEYKKIAIVNHCHFLDISSNVKVSPIDGVHLDEENHNILAGLLIKEIKKIEKNSHNIS
- a CDS encoding DUF2461 domain-containing protein, which translates into the protein MASKESKFEGFSAEAVFFLKNLKENNNREWFLARKKDYNRKVLKPAGDFVVEMGEMLQKISPGINADPKVNRSISRIYRDTRYASEEEPYRAYLGIWFWHGVRKAKVSPGYYFELSPDELYLSAGIKTFSRKIITSYRTAVANPESGEELLSIIEKIKENPDYQVSKEYYKKVPEGYKIKDSRKDLLRFNSLLVSTKIPIPPELYNRNLLKFVFKIFKDFSPIHNWLTEYVRLNGKEKNKI
- the pgeF gene encoding peptidoglycan editing factor PgeF, whose product is MDESTDNFKLNIYFKKNTEKSLPLFTFGGLSKQNNLLHFVTSRHGGCSQPPFHSLNLAFHVGDDENNVLKNRLELANYLDIPISNFTISNQVHGNHVAIIDKSKKSSGSIDISTAIKDNDAMITQYADICLLIFVADCVPVFLYDNKKKIIGLVHAGWKGTVDLITQKTVNLMRSYFGSSSQDIMCAIGPSIGPCCYQVGPEVIKRAKKSFQNVEYLIQNISEDGKGYFNLWEANKRQLLNCQIPEENIEIAGSCTCCNSDTFFSSRKDKGHTGRFAAGIMMKK
- a CDS encoding B12-binding domain-containing radical SAM protein, whose product is MKILMVYPTYPETFWSYNYALKFISKKASLPPLGLLTVAALLPVDWEKKLVDLSAGDMLQDQDIKWADYVFIGAMSIQRKSARELINRCKELGASVVAGGPLFTASSQDFKDVDYLVLNEAEVTLPKFLNDLQNGSMKRIYASDKKADMLNSPVPAWELIDNLHKYNSLCLQYSRGCPFNCDFCDVTLLFGHKIRTKSQEQLLKELDKLYQLGWREGVFIVDDNFIANKRKLREKILPAMIKWNKEKNSCFSFGTQASINIAEENKIMRMMAEAGFDSVFIGIETPHEESLEECHKNQNRNRDLIQSIHKVQEYGMQVTGGFIVGFDHDPPDIFEKMINFIQNSGIVTAMVGLLNAPIGTKLYHRLVKENRFLKYPSGSNTDFSINFIPKMKYDELLKGYQTILKTIYSPRYYYNRVLSLLKTLNIEHFKSKTNRFRWIYLVAFLKSIWYLGIIERGRIYYWKVFFWTLFHRPRLFPAAITYSITGFHFRKIFNKKN
- the hisZ gene encoding ATP phosphoribosyltransferase regulatory subunit, which codes for MNVIKGFQDILPVDTEKRRICENRLKEIFEKWGYQEIDTPTLEYYDFLVKGVGPELKERMFKLLNPDGEVIVLRPDMTTPIARIAATKLELKDKNIHKYYYLNSVFRKLNGNTDDQQEFHQAGIELLGLNNRLADAEVIAATIQALINAGLKNFYIDIGSARFFNSIMDKLPLVSEHKKELRKTIMNKDFVLLEKLMLLYDMSNRDKEIIQHLPHWRGGEEVLGEVEEVIKGDNHTAALALQDVREVYQHLKIYGFERYIIIDLGIIRNFDYYTGIVFEGYTGYMGSPICGGGRYDSLCRKFGRDIPSTGAAIGIEKLERALGRQNSKSKESLNSRKYFIRYQKDFIQSAFQVAEKLRKQGNIVEMELDFENSREQNINYALTKKIRYLIDIQSEDLEKIIKYDLETKQEEKVYYGKDQ